In a single window of the Montipora capricornis isolate CH-2021 chromosome 11, ASM3666992v2, whole genome shotgun sequence genome:
- the LOC138022934 gene encoding intraflagellar transport protein 25 homolog gives MFDVALSSAGATIALATSHDENYPPENIIDGSLDTFWPTTGMFPQEFIITFSTLMSIGNIKILCSNVKDLCIEKSTKTEPVDFEPLVDKEYENTDGQMQREEIKIPVTSACHLRFLIKSGFDHFASIHNVSVDGTAVH, from the exons ATGTTTGATGTTGCCTTAAGTAGTGCTGGTGCAACCATTGCCCTTGCAACATCACATGATGAAAATTATCCACCAGAGAACATAATTGATGG GAGTCTTGATACATTTTGGCCAACAACAGGAATGTTTCCACAAGAATTCATCATTACTTTCAGCACATTAATGAGCATAGGAAACATTAAAATCCtgtgttcaaatg TTAAAGACCTATGTATTGAGAAAAGCACAAAGACAGAACCAGTTGATTTTGAACCACTTGTAGACAAAG AGTATGAAAACACAGATGGTCAAATGCAGAGGGAAGAGATTAAG aTTCCTGTAACTTCAGCATGCCATCTGAGATTTCTTATCAAGAGTGGATTTGATCACTTTGCATCTATCCATAATGTCAGTGTCGACGGGACTGCCGtccattaa
- the LOC138022931 gene encoding uncharacterized protein — protein sequence MEKEEYGRKLGWEMFPLSTRQFSSTFLDFGRNRRGYEGEVTDENRDGMKALLSPFLSNSNDDFTSRTCKCNPQSRHYFANILWDFSKRCSTVHSQQRRRSLESVCPPFRREVQGNDNCIGNIGVPVYDDNDDDVVGGFANKITEDLQFSSQRADPSCNSLPSGGSVPVDNLICYGQNTVVSEECTPVEVLCKKDAKMANDHTCFSVSSICDEKYPDEIECEDPCIKPLPWYKQVKHSNRTISPSLTLNINLAVLESVLHSKEKASRNSELYDAAVCGRIAILQGLLEEETPCITVVRSEEVGVYDYTEGTVQPISQRCYPESDLDIKEVNEPLLSSSDFTVNLSEFLEQCNSVPNASSLEMITNHGRMDMEHSPVAWLLTSPALGVSLDWQVHKQILNYLKKQSLKFKVSETDQGSSEWCNILVVLDEYRYVETDIPQLEIYQLFVNGTVNLVNFDIN from the exons ATGGAGAAGGAAGAGTATGGAAGGAAACTTGGATGGGAAATGTTCCCTTTAAGTACGAGACAATTTTCTTCGACATTCCTTGATTTTGGGCGCAATCGTCGTGGTTACGAGGGGGAAGTGACAGATGAAAACAGAGATGGAATGAAAGCTCTTTTGAGTCCTTTTCTTTCGAACAGCAACGATGATTTCACATCTCGCACATGTAAATGCAACCCTCAAAGCCGACAttattttgcaaatatcttGTGGGACTTTTCCAAACGATGTTCTACAGTTCATTCTCAGCAAAGACGTCGAAGCTTGGAATCTGTTTGCCCTCCATTTAGAAGGGAGGTCCAAGGAAATGACAATTGCATTGGCAATATTGGTGTTCCTGTgtacgatgataatgatgatgatgtggtTGGTGGCTTTGCCAATAAAATTACCGAAGATCTTCAGTTTAGTTCGCAAAGAGCAGATCCGTCTTGCAATTCATTGCCTTCAGGTGGCAGTGTACCTGTTGACAATTTGATATGTTATGGCCAAAATACCGTAGTTTCTGAGGAATGTACACCTGTAGAGGTTCTATGTAAGAAAGATGCCAAGATGGCAAATGATCATACTTGTTTCTCAGTAAGCTCAATTTGTGATGAGAAATATCCTGATGAAATAGAGTGTGAGGACCCGTGCATCAAGCCATTGCCTTGGTACAAACAAGTTAAGCACAGCAACAGAACAATTTCGCCCTCTTTGACACTAAATATCAATTTGGCTGTTCTGGAGTCAGTTCTGCATAGCAAAGAGAAGGCATCAAGGAATTCTGAATTGTATGATGCAGCTGTATGTGGAAGGATTGCAATTTTACAAGGTCTCCTTGAGGAGGAAACCCCATGTATAACTGTTGTGAGAAGTGAGGAGGTTGGAGTGTATGATTACACTGAAGGGACAGTACAACCAATAAGCCAAAGATGTTACCCAGAAAGTGATCTGGACATCAAG gaaGTCAATGAGCCCTTGCTATCAAGTTCTGATTTCACTGTAAACCTCAGTGAATTTCTGGAACAGTGCAATAGTGTCCCCAATGCTTCATCACTTGAAATGATTACTAATCATGGTAGAATGGATATGGAGCACAGCCCTGTGGCTTGGTTACTGACGTCACCTGCTTTGGGAGTGTCACTTGATTGGCAAGTGCACAAACAAATACTTAATTATCTTAAAAAACAGTCTTTGAAATTCAAAGTCTCAGAGACTGACCAGGGTTCCTCAGAGTGGTGCAACATTTTGGTGGTTTTAGATGAATATCGGTATGTTGAAACAGATATTCCACAACTTGAGATTTACCAGCTCTTTGTCAATGGAACAGTTAATCTTGTGAACTTCGACATAAACTAG
- the LOC138022933 gene encoding G-protein-signaling modulator 2-like, which produces MGSGLCSKFRKWRKTRSRQGKLKEDNTPFCVTEENQEDGAAEKERLRTTICDEDDDEMKAVSYTKQDMENLIAEMEKELQRSNKSEREKLLLDLGHAYYKLCKFEKARHYYEQNFNLVKRMRSLPRLQRAYCNLGCVYRRLGDFDKAAQFLESGLAIAEGTQDLRCQGRFYNNLGNICEIQRDFESAIYYHSKRRKIAEILKDGDSEAKASATIANAYHCMGNLRRSITYYESVVIWLRRKLAYQEREKNRLTRISQLPTEDEQWV; this is translated from the exons ATGGGTTCTGGCCTTTGCTCCAAATTTCGAAAATGGAGGAAAACCCGCTCCAGGCAAGGAAAACTGAAAGAAGACAACACTCCGTTTTGCGTCACTGAGGAAAATCAAGAAGACGGAGCCGCCGAAAAAGAAAGGTTGAGAACAACCATTtgtgatgaagatgatgacgaaATGAAAGCAGTTTCGTACACAAAACAGGACATGGAAAATTTGATCGCTGAGATGGAAAAAGAGCTTCAGAGGAGCAACAAATCAGAAAGGGAAAAGTTATTGTTAGATCTAGGACATGCCTACTACAAACTGTGTAAATTTGAAAAGGCAAGACATTACTATGAGCAAAATTTTAACCTTGTCAAGCGAATGCGCTCTCTGCCACGTTTGCAAAGAGCTTACTGCAATCTTGGATGTGTTTATAGAAGgcttggcgattttgacaaggCGGCCCAATTTTTAGAATCTGGATTAGCGATTGCAGAGGGAACACAAGATTTGAGATGCCAGGGAAGGTTTTACAATAACCTTGGTAATATCTGCGAGATTCAAAGGGATTTTGAAAGCGCCATTTACTATCACTCCAAAAGGAGGAAAATAGCCGAGATCTTAAAGGATGGCGACAGTGAAGCGAAAGCGAGTGCTACCATTGCGAATGCATATCATTGCATGGGGAATTTAAGAAGAAGCATCACCTATTATGAAAGCGTTGTGATTTGGTTGAGAAGAAAATTAG CATACCAAGAGAGAGAGAAGAACAGACTGACTCGGATATCGCAGCTACCTACTGAAGATGAACAATGGGTGTAA
- the LOC138022930 gene encoding dystrophin-like isoform X2 has protein sequence MPGIASLLPDGWERSEATNGIPYYINHETETTQWDHPEMISLLEEIESFSNIKYAAYRTAMKLRAIQKKTQLYLIDLRVIKASLAEEGIKDGYIEGNLSIAELTKIIMTIFINQTGDRNSGLIDVYLASELVLNWILNVHDPGRMGFVPILSLKVCLAVMCSGKVQEKYRYLFSQLCNNHGFLDGKRLKFFLQEMLQIPKYIYENAAFSGSSVEPAVRSCLEGVSIPERVSVEEFIEWMIAEPQTIVWLPTLHRLAVSETVKHETKCNVCKMYPIVGFRYRCLKCFNFDLCQSCFWSGRVSKQHKIGHPTQEYCLVSTQKEDIKDFAKVMRNKVSKKNKKKIPEHPSKGRFIPIEIEEATPSEGEDEHLDSVDAGSAIKVFPGTHDKLGNYAARLANHEAREEEISREEVPVITRTAIFTEEPEAMGPSPTEIASDLPVDSPERRDLEDLISTLENDNRALQSHINSIQQLQHQNQEEQNTVPIEDPTKEAYLRHQRERLEAREEVLEEHNYQLQVQLHRLTILLQQGDISLSSLKSIDQPASNPSANANRNTQTRPKEVENRLDVPRSALPPVVSQATVPQNGTTVFPNTFTTPAAPVRVYPPQYLLPPGMTPPIKDAFPQRNANYFRGPSPSERATSLGGPFVTTTDAELGLLDRPDISYEGLQLSSIVDKMTATFPIEVSSDMQMHIHNDLFLSASLVGEAVHTMVDTVAGNTAGATKSTVNPASRKTPDYAKVF, from the exons CCATGAGACAGAAACTACCCAGTGGGATCATCCAGAGATGATCAGTTTGCTGGAAGAAATAG agaGTTTCAGTAATATCAAGTATGCTGCTTATCGCACAGCCATGAAGTTGAGGGCAATTCAGAAGAAGACCCAAT tatatttgattgatctgcgGGTCATAAAGGCTTCTCTGGCTGAAGAAGGGATCAAAGATGGCTACATCGAGGGTAACTTATCCATAGCAGAGCTGACCAAAATCATAATGACCATCTTTATCAATCAAACTGGAGATCGCAACTCAGGCCTCATCGATGTATATCTTGCAAGCGAACTGGTTCTTAATTGGATCCTAAATGTCCATGACCC GGGAAGAATGGGATTTGTTCCAATTCTTTCACTCAAGGTTTGTCTTGCTGTGATGTGTTCTGGGAAGGTGCAAGAAAAATACAGAT ATCTGTTTTCACAGCTGTGCAATAACCATGGATTTTTGGATGGTAAAAGGCTGAAGTTTTTTCTCCAAGAGATGCTGCAG ATTCCAAAGTACATTTATGAGAATGCAGCTTTCAGTGGATCCAGTGTAGAGCCAGCTGTTCGAAGCTGCCTGGAAGGG GTTTCAATTCCAGAGAGAGTTTCAGTTGAAGAGTTTATAGAATGGATGATTGCTGAACCCCAAACGATTGTGTGGCTTCCCACACTTCACAGATTAGCAGTTTCTGAAACTG TTAAGCATGAGACAAAGTGCAACGTTTGCAAAATGTATCCTATTGTTGGATTCAG ATACCGCTGCTTGAAATGCTTCAACTTTGATCTTTGTCAG AGTTGTTTCTGGTCTGGCCGTGTCAGTAAACAACACAAGATAGGGCATCCTACTCAGGAGTATTGTCTGGTG TCTACTCAAAAAGAAGACATCAAAGATTTTGCGAAAGTGATGCGGAACAAAGTTagcaaaaagaacaagaaaaaaattccagaaCATCCATCTAAAGGGAGGTTTATTCCAATTGAAATAGAGGAAGCTACTCCTTCTGAGGGAGAGGATGAGCACTT AGATTCAGTAGATGCAGGTTCGGCAATAAAGGTTTTTCCAGGGACACATGACAAACTGGGAAATTATGCAGCAAG aCTGGCAAATCATGAAGCAAGAGAAGAAGAAATATCAAGAGAAGAAGTACCTGTCATAACAAGAACTGCCAT ttTCACTGAAGAGCCAGAGGCAATG GGTCCCTCGCCAACGGAAATAGCGAGTGACTTGCCAGTTGATAGTCCAGAGAGGAGAGACCTTGAGGACCTTATCTCGACCTTAGAGAATGATAACAG AGCATTACAAAGCCACATCAACAGCATTCAGCAACTGCAGCACCAGAATCAAGAAGAACAAAACACCGTCCCCATTGAGGACCCCACCAAAGAGGCCTACCTACGGCACCAGAGGGAACGTCTGGAAGCACGCGAGGAGGTCCTTGAGGAGCATAATTATCAGCTTCAAGTTCAGCTGCATCGCTTAACGATTTTATTGCAACAG ggtgATATTTCGCTATCTTCATTGAAGTCCATTGATCAACCTGCTTCTAATCCGTCGGCTAATGCAAACAGAAACACACAAACAAGACCAAAGGAGGTAGAAAATAGGCTTGATGTTCCCAGAAGTGCGCTCCCACCAGTTGTTTCACAAGCCACCGTACCACAAAATGGAACGACTGTATTCCCGAACACCTTTACAACGCCTGCAGCACCAGTGCGCGTCTACCCACCACAGTACTTATTGCCACCTGGCATGACCCCTCCTATAAAAGATGCTTTCCCACAGCGGAATGCAAATTATTTCAGGGGACCCTCGCCTTCCGAAAGAGCGACATCTTTGGGTGGTCCGTTTGTCACCACTACGGATGCAGAGTTAGGACTGTTGGACAGACCAGATATTTCATATGAAGGCTTGCAGCTGAGCAGTATTGTGGATAAAATGACGGCCACTTTTCCGATAGAAGTCAGTTCTG acaTGCAAATGCACATTCATAACGATCTTTTCCTGTCCGCTAGTCTCGTTGGTGAAGCAGTGCACACGATGGTTGACACAGTAGCAGGAAATACGG CAGGTGCAACGAAGAGTACTGTTAATCCTGCAAGTCGGAAGACACCCGATTACGCTAAAGTG TTCTGA
- the LOC138022930 gene encoding dystrophin-like isoform X1 — MPGIASLLPDGWERSEATNGIPYYINHETETTQWDHPEMISLLEEIESFSNIKYAAYRTAMKLRAIQKKTQLYLIDLRVIKASLAEEGIKDGYIEGNLSIAELTKIIMTIFINQTGDRNSGLIDVYLASELVLNWILNVHDPGRMGFVPILSLKVCLAVMCSGKVQEKYRYLFSQLCNNHGFLDGKRLKFFLQEMLQIPKYIYENAAFSGSSVEPAVRSCLEGVSIPERVSVEEFIEWMIAEPQTIVWLPTLHRLAVSETVKHETKCNVCKMYPIVGFRYRCLKCFNFDLCQSCFWSGRVSKQHKIGHPTQEYCLVSTQKEDIKDFAKVMRNKVSKKNKKKIPEHPSKGRFIPIEIEEATPSEGEDEHLDSVDAGSAIKVFPGTHDKLGNYAARLANHEAREEEISREEVPVITRTAIFTEEPEAMGPSPTEIASDLPVDSPERRDLEDLISTLENDNRALQSHINSIQQLQHQNQEEQNTVPIEDPTKEAYLRHQRERLEAREEVLEEHNYQLQVQLHRLTILLQQGDISLSSLKSIDQPASNPSANANRNTQTRPKEVENRLDVPRSALPPVVSQATVPQNGTTVFPNTFTTPAAPVRVYPPQYLLPPGMTPPIKDAFPQRNANYFRGPSPSERATSLGGPFVTTTDAELGLLDRPDISYEGLQLSSIVDKMTATFPIEVSSDMQMHIHNDLFLSASLVGEAVHTMVDTVAGNTAGATKSTVNPASRKTPDYAKVDDTVYDVWPQKRTFAE, encoded by the exons CCATGAGACAGAAACTACCCAGTGGGATCATCCAGAGATGATCAGTTTGCTGGAAGAAATAG agaGTTTCAGTAATATCAAGTATGCTGCTTATCGCACAGCCATGAAGTTGAGGGCAATTCAGAAGAAGACCCAAT tatatttgattgatctgcgGGTCATAAAGGCTTCTCTGGCTGAAGAAGGGATCAAAGATGGCTACATCGAGGGTAACTTATCCATAGCAGAGCTGACCAAAATCATAATGACCATCTTTATCAATCAAACTGGAGATCGCAACTCAGGCCTCATCGATGTATATCTTGCAAGCGAACTGGTTCTTAATTGGATCCTAAATGTCCATGACCC GGGAAGAATGGGATTTGTTCCAATTCTTTCACTCAAGGTTTGTCTTGCTGTGATGTGTTCTGGGAAGGTGCAAGAAAAATACAGAT ATCTGTTTTCACAGCTGTGCAATAACCATGGATTTTTGGATGGTAAAAGGCTGAAGTTTTTTCTCCAAGAGATGCTGCAG ATTCCAAAGTACATTTATGAGAATGCAGCTTTCAGTGGATCCAGTGTAGAGCCAGCTGTTCGAAGCTGCCTGGAAGGG GTTTCAATTCCAGAGAGAGTTTCAGTTGAAGAGTTTATAGAATGGATGATTGCTGAACCCCAAACGATTGTGTGGCTTCCCACACTTCACAGATTAGCAGTTTCTGAAACTG TTAAGCATGAGACAAAGTGCAACGTTTGCAAAATGTATCCTATTGTTGGATTCAG ATACCGCTGCTTGAAATGCTTCAACTTTGATCTTTGTCAG AGTTGTTTCTGGTCTGGCCGTGTCAGTAAACAACACAAGATAGGGCATCCTACTCAGGAGTATTGTCTGGTG TCTACTCAAAAAGAAGACATCAAAGATTTTGCGAAAGTGATGCGGAACAAAGTTagcaaaaagaacaagaaaaaaattccagaaCATCCATCTAAAGGGAGGTTTATTCCAATTGAAATAGAGGAAGCTACTCCTTCTGAGGGAGAGGATGAGCACTT AGATTCAGTAGATGCAGGTTCGGCAATAAAGGTTTTTCCAGGGACACATGACAAACTGGGAAATTATGCAGCAAG aCTGGCAAATCATGAAGCAAGAGAAGAAGAAATATCAAGAGAAGAAGTACCTGTCATAACAAGAACTGCCAT ttTCACTGAAGAGCCAGAGGCAATG GGTCCCTCGCCAACGGAAATAGCGAGTGACTTGCCAGTTGATAGTCCAGAGAGGAGAGACCTTGAGGACCTTATCTCGACCTTAGAGAATGATAACAG AGCATTACAAAGCCACATCAACAGCATTCAGCAACTGCAGCACCAGAATCAAGAAGAACAAAACACCGTCCCCATTGAGGACCCCACCAAAGAGGCCTACCTACGGCACCAGAGGGAACGTCTGGAAGCACGCGAGGAGGTCCTTGAGGAGCATAATTATCAGCTTCAAGTTCAGCTGCATCGCTTAACGATTTTATTGCAACAG ggtgATATTTCGCTATCTTCATTGAAGTCCATTGATCAACCTGCTTCTAATCCGTCGGCTAATGCAAACAGAAACACACAAACAAGACCAAAGGAGGTAGAAAATAGGCTTGATGTTCCCAGAAGTGCGCTCCCACCAGTTGTTTCACAAGCCACCGTACCACAAAATGGAACGACTGTATTCCCGAACACCTTTACAACGCCTGCAGCACCAGTGCGCGTCTACCCACCACAGTACTTATTGCCACCTGGCATGACCCCTCCTATAAAAGATGCTTTCCCACAGCGGAATGCAAATTATTTCAGGGGACCCTCGCCTTCCGAAAGAGCGACATCTTTGGGTGGTCCGTTTGTCACCACTACGGATGCAGAGTTAGGACTGTTGGACAGACCAGATATTTCATATGAAGGCTTGCAGCTGAGCAGTATTGTGGATAAAATGACGGCCACTTTTCCGATAGAAGTCAGTTCTG acaTGCAAATGCACATTCATAACGATCTTTTCCTGTCCGCTAGTCTCGTTGGTGAAGCAGTGCACACGATGGTTGACACAGTAGCAGGAAATACGG CAGGTGCAACGAAGAGTACTGTTAATCCTGCAAGTCGGAAGACACCCGATTACGCTAAAGTG GATGACACAGTCTACGACGTTTGGCCCCAAAAGAGAACCTTTGCAGAGTAG